The genomic segment gaaaacaaaggaggGAAATTAATGTTCACTGGGAGTTGGTTCTTCAAGTAAATccatatttaatcttcatagttaACACCAAGGTAGTTATTACCATCTCATTTTTAGATGGGgaagctgaagcccagagaggttgcATCTTGCTCAAGGAGACATAGTGACTAACAGGCAAGATCTAATTCCAAAGCCTATAATCTATGTCAGAAGATTATGAACAGTCTACTTGTATTCATACTTTCATAAGAGATGGAATTAAGAAGACAGGGGTAATCTGACCagtttctctttgcttttatctCCTCCACATTCCCTCCACAATCAGTAAATGTAATGCTATTAATTCATTAAGTGGTGAGACACACAGTGCCTGCATTCATTATCAGATTCATTAGAACCTACTTCTTGTTAGTGCGGTGACAGCAATAAGCATCTTAGAGAAGCATTCTAGCATCTCCGACCCGACTTAAGCATTAATACTGGTCAGTTAACAGAGATAAGAGAAGGAACCACTGCCATGTTATGCTCCAACGAAGTTATTTTCCAGAATCAAGATCAAGAAGAGGTCCCACACGCTGCTGTTTTTGTTGGCAGTGGGAGCACTATTATATGAACACAAaggttcttccttctttccccatcTACTCTCCACTCCAAACACCTCAAGAGATAAGGGATAGAGTGagggagagaaacaaagaaatactaAGACCAGAAAGCAATGTGAAACTGGAATTCACTTAGAATTTGCTGTGTTTGATCTTAGAGTTTACGTAACTAAAATCACAGCCTTTGTTTCAGTAGATAAATGTGTCAGAAATTATATTAACATCTGTGCTTTTTGTGCTTATGAAATGTCTGCTCATCCCAAATCAGTAATACTGACTTCTTTATTAAAACATTGTGTGCATAAATATTTGAAGACTGAGTTCAGAGaatgaatgttaaaaatataaatctactTTAGCTTTATCTAAAGACTACTGACTAGCTtttataactgaaaataaaatgtgtacttTACCTGTCAAGATTTAAAGTTCCTGTGTATATAAACTCCAACAATTTCTGAAATCCATCAGCCTTCACCTGACTCTGATCAAGAAAGACATTGTTCTCTGATGTGCTTCTGTAGATCGCACCAAAATACTCACTAAACGAGGCGAGCACATTCCTGTGAGCTTTAAACTGGAATTCCCCAATCACTATGGTGCAGTCACAAAGAAAACCTGCTTCCCGTTGTTTGTTCAGTCTCTCTAAAAGGTGTTCACAGTGGTGTGAATACTGCATTTTGATATCAGAATGGACTTTTACCCGtgatctaaaaaacaaaaagaaatagtaaatcaGTAGCCGTACATTTTTATCAAACGTTCACTCAAACAATTGATGgggggagaagggacagaggaCATAACCTGAAGTTAGCTCTCATTTTATCATCATCAAGCATAGATGGTTAAAAATGCTGAAGGGATATGTGACTTTCTGTTTTATCTTGACCAACTAACACAATCTTTTGGACACCTCAATAAATAACGATGAACGAAAACACTTCCATGAGATGAAAAAGACACCGCAAAATTTCACGCTTTTACATCAGTTGAGCCCTCAGACTTTCAAGCTCAGTAGACGTATgcatgtcaagaaaaaaaattaaaagccagtAAGAAATGATCACTTGGGACAGACAGGGCGAGACACGGTAAAAGTTGTTTAAAATTGCTCTCACATCACCAAAACCTGTTAGTTTCCCCAGTGCAGTTTCACTAAAACGCAAGGCGCGTGCCCAGGGGGCGGGGAATGCCCCAGGCCAAGGACTGTCAAAGGTTCTATTACTCGCCAcactttcccccttccctctctccacacAAGGCGGCGTCGGAGGGTGACAACCAAAGCCAGTCCATCCTCGGCTTCTGTTACCCAGCTCTCCACCCAGCTCCCACTCCCGCGAATTCCCACAGCAGAGGTTGTGACCAAGGCCACCACCCGGGCTGCCTCGCCCAAGCTTTCCACCTTCGCTGTGACCCGTGCTCGAACTCCAAGGAGGCTGTCCTCCGATGGCCCAGGGCCTGGACAGAGAGCGGAGATGGCGGGCTGGGGGTAAAGTCGGAACTCACCGATAGCAACCCAAGGGGGAACACAGTTTCTTCACTCTCTGTCCGCCATCTTGGGAGGACGTCACCGCGCTCCGCTCcgcctctcccttcttcctccaccGCGGCGTCACGTCCGGCTCTGTCATCCCGTAGCAACGCACGAGCCTCTGGGGCCGTGGAGGTCCGACGCTGGCCAGGCTGGGACTGGCTGGCCCACGGAGACCGCACTTCCCTTCATGCCAGGGTCCCCCCACCCCGGGACAGCAAGCGTCATGGGAACGAGATCTAAGGACTCGCTCACAGCGCTTGGCCTGCCTTACTCATTCTAAGCATTCCGGTGGGCCGACAGTCATCGTTTTCGCGCTCAGCCCGGATTCTAGACCGAGGCCGGGCAGCGCCGCACAGCGATCCTGTCTCCTGGGGCCAGCTGCGCACTGCATGCTGGGGCTTGTAGTTGCTCGTCTTATCCCATCATCCTCCCCATCCTTAGGGCCCCACCGGTGGGAACTGCTGCGTTGTGTACCCGCGCTCTCGGCCATTCTGGATTTTTGAGCTGACAATGAGCACCCCTTTCCCGTTTACGTACCCGAAAACTCTCGGGACCCTCTGGTTCTTGTCCTTACCAGCCAACTGTAGCTCAGTTTCCAGGATACCCTTACCTGGTGATAGAAGTCGGAGATGCACGAAAGCGCAGCAAAGCAGTTGAGCACACTGGGCATGCGCAACATTAGAGGAAGGTGGGCTTTATACCGGAAAAGGTTTTCCTGCGTCTGgactagaaaaattttaatacaattatttgCATCGATTTCAGATTTTgaacagtgaaggaaaaaaaataccagttATCTTTGTAATATATAAAGGTATGAGAAAAAATTAGTCTTGTTGGTATGTTACAGTGGATTCTTCCGTAGTACCCGCGGACATTATAAACCCTCAGAAAACCAGAACTTCaacattttttcttgttaaaagtTATGTGTGAGGACTGCAAGGAATCTTCCTGCGACGTTATTTGAAAGGACAGCGTCGGCTTAAACATATTCCTCTCTTCactccttaatatttttttctccttgctctctttataatttcctttgcTCTCTGTAAGAATGTTTTTGAATAAAACAATAGCCCTATCTTTATAAGGGAAATATTGAggctttttttcttgatttcatctttctgagtataattttatttctgattccattttttttgtaggagcaattttctgtaatttattaagaaatttttatgaACTTAGGTATCGCGCAGGACAGTATGTAGAACAGGACTAAAACACGGTCTCCCGGAGTTTAGGGAAAAATGGAATCTCGAGGGGAAAACTACGAAAACCCAAGTGACATAAAAAGACTGTTGAGGAGGCGACCATTCTTACACTGCTTTTGATATCCATTTCTAGtctacattattttttcaatattagaTTGTGAGTCgaattcttgttttttaaacCTGGGGCAGATCTTTCGCATGTCAAGCCTTCATTAAAGTCCTTTGGTGAACGAGTAAAGTAATATTCAAATTGAAAGCTCAAAAAGTTCTGCAAGTTGCTATAAGATCGTATCTTTGAAGgatcagaataaaaatttatagtaTTTGTAAGGTTAAACACACCAGTCCCAAAGGGGAGAAAGAATAAGTTGTTTCCGCCCGGTTTCGAACCGGGGACCTTTCGCGTGTTAGGCGAACGTGATAACCACTACACTACGGAAACGCTGTTAGTAGCCTTTGCTCTACTCTTGATATATATGTGTTGATATACAGTTCGCAAGTATTTAAAGTTGAGTTAAATGAGATTAAcgtaattttaaagataaaaacaaacagaaaaggaaaagataaccATATGCTCAATTGAACAGTgctaaaactatttcaaaagttTGAATTTGCATGCACTTTCTTTCAAAGCTTCCCTGGATACCGCTGTAGAAATCAGGCGTTTCCTTTTGggtatactttttttcttttctaggaaaGAAGGGTTTTATTACACATCTTTCCGCACCTCGCGCTCCTCGGAGTTTGGGGAGAGTTGTTGGGCTTGCGCTGGCGCCGGCACGCTAGCCGCACGCGATCCCGAGTCCTGGCCACAGCGGCAGCACGCAGCCCCCAGCCCCGTAGCTTTTATTCAGCCGGCGAAAAACCGATTCCTCAGCCTCTGGCGGAAGGacctgtaaattattttttaatttcctcccCGTGCTTCCAGAGACCAACCAGAGGTTCTAATTTGTGTGGTTTTAAAATCTTCTACAGGGTGTGCAAAATCAGACACCAAGATgcgtttttttcttttacatgaatgtggttaaatttttctatttaagaatTTCCTGTGACCTTAGAAGCTTCACTTTTCCGGCAGAGGCAGAAACCTCCGTATGCCTGAACATCCAGACTAGAGAATGAGAATTAGCTTCCAGATTACACCACAGGTATATAATCCGACaaaattggtttgtttgtttttttaaatgttctgccattttattaataattgtatgGATTTTGTTTAGAAACCACAGGAAGGAAACACAACAAAGCATTGCTcaggatacagaaaaaaatattaaaagcttttaaaactcattttacatcctaacatttttttctccttttagaagTTGAGTGTTTCAGAAGCAAGGACAGTGCCTTCTCTCCTGCTACAGCTTTCCCATTAAATCTTCTTTCCCATTGACATGGGAGTTTTCCAGAGCTCCCTGCAGCCAGCACCTGCTAACCAAACTTAAGtggctttggaaaataaaactctttgtGGCTCTTCAGAATGTTCGAGAAATGCACTGGTGAAGGGttaagatttgtgtattttgGTAGGAAAGCCGAGTTTTCCGCCATTGAGAGTAGGGATGGCCCAGCCCCTAGGAGAAGCAGACGCGGGCGGTACTACGGGGCTCACCGGGCGTCCGGagagccctggggcctggggctctcCCGCCGCCGGCCCGAGCCAGCCGGGCGCAGGCCTcaccgggccgggccggggcctcTGTGACGTGGCGTTCCAGACTGTAGGCCCTGGCAGAGCCTGCAGTCGGAGCGGCCCGGCGACAGGGGGCGGCGACGCCAGCGGCGGCATGAGCTTCTACCAGCTACCGGTGGTGATCGACAACGGCTCGGGAGTGATCAAAGCGGGCCTGGCTGGGAGCCGGGAGCCCCAGTTTGTCTACCCGAACATTATGGGCCGCGCCAAGGGCTACAGCCGGGCGGCCGAAGGCGAGCAGGAGCTGTACGTGGGCGAGCAGGCGCAGGCCAGGAGAAGCTCGCTGTCCGTCAGGTACCGCCTTCTCGCGGCAGCTGTGCCGGCGGGGGACCGGAGGGAGGAGGAGCCCCGAGGAGCGGCGTGGGCGTGAAAGCCAGGAGCCGGAAGGGCTCCGCGGGTTGGCCTGATTGCAAATGCGCGGGCCACAAACCTCCTAGGGTACCAAACATCTTAAAGACTGAACATTACTTGCTCTCTGTGTCTAAACAAATGTATTCAGACGTATAAATAAAGTTATCGTTCATaatatatgaattcatttaaGAATATTACTTAATTCATGGTACCTTTTGTCGTTTGGGTTATTCTCTTCAATTAACTGATATTAAAATTGTACTACAATGTTGAGATTTCCCAATTTTTTAGTCATGAACAGTCTTCCAAAGGGAGAGGGTATGGAATGCAACAAAAATTGCAGAGGAAGGTGGCTGTGCTACTTTTTGTTGACAGTTACCTTCTCTGAGAGGCTGTGGCAGTTATTGCCCATAAGGGGTAGTGGTAATAAATACGGGGATTAAGCGTGGTTTGAAGAGAGTAggaactggaaaaataaacagcTGCCATTTATCTTATTGCTCTCCCTACAGCTACCCAGTGGAGCGTGGTCTCATTACTTCCTGGGGGGACATGGAGATCATGTGGAAGTATATCTATGACTATAATCTGAAGCTAAAGGCGTGTGATGGCCCAGTCTTGATTACCGAGCCAGCACTGAACCCACTGGCCAACCGGCAACGGATCATTGAAGTGttttttgagcatctgggtgttCCTGCCTTCTATATGTCCATCCAGGCTGTGCTGGCTCTCTTTTCTGCTGGCTTCACTACTGGCCTTGTTCTGAATTCGGGTGCTGGTGTTACCCAGTGTGTGCCAATCTTTGAGGGTTACTGTCTGCCTCATGGTGTTCAGCAACTAGATCTGGGAGGCCTTGACCTCACCAGCTATCTCACCATACTCCTGAAGAACCATGGTATCATGCTGCTTACTGCTGCAGATAGGAAGACTGTTGCAGAAATTAAGGAGACCTCTTGTTATGTGGCAATGAACTATGAAGAGGAAATGGCCAAGAAACCTGACTTGATAGAGAAAATTTACAGACTACCTGATGGGAAGATTTTCAAGCTCCATGACGAACTCTTTTGTTGTCCAGAAGCCCTCTTCTCTCCCTGTCTCATGAGCCTTGAGGCCCCTGGCATTGATAAGATGTGCTTCAGCAGCATAATGAAATGTGATACAGATCTGAGGAATTCCTTCTTCTCCAATATTCTTCTTGCTGGGGGATCAACCTGTTTCCCTGGTTTTGACAAGCGGCTAGTTAAGGATATAGCAAAGGTGGCTCCTGCCAACACCCCAGTGCAGGTTACAGCTCCCCCAGAAAGGAAAATATCAGTGTGGATGGGAGGTTCTATTCTTGCATCCCTGTCTGCTTTCCAGGACATGTGGATCACTGCTGCAGAATTTAAAGAAGTTGGACCCAACATAATACACCAAAGATGCTTctgaaatacaaacaaaatggttagaagaaaatgttttgcatatttgcatatatgtgaCAGAAAACTTTGCATATTATATGTTTCTGGGAGAACAGAAAATACTTCAATTATTGGGATGTGCATGTCTGTTGCTTTTCTGTAATGGGGGGGATAATAATGGTGAAACAGTCaaacaacagatgtttattgagtAGAACCAAGTTGAATATTTTAACCAAGTTAAAATGATGTTTCCTATAGTGTTTCTTCTACAAGTTGACCTTGGAGAGCTTACATTTCCCTTGGAAAGAGCACATAGCAGTATGTATTCTATGTGCCAAATGAGTGATAAGATTTAAGCTTTGTTGAAGTTTAGGGAAAGAAGGTTGCTGTCATGAGGGAAGACTTCATAACAGAGGTATGTTATCATGGATGGGGTGGTATTGagatgggtgggggagggcagacaTCCAGGCAAGGATAATAAAATGAGCAAGGGGCTGGAGATGAGAATGAACAAAGCATATTCAAGGCATGTTTAGTAGACTGCTTTTGTTTCAGTGAAGAGCTCATATGGAGCAGAGCAAGAGCTATGAGTAGGAAGGTAAATTAAGGCCAGGGATTGAAAGGCTTTAAGTGCTAAATGTCCTATAGGCAAAGGGGAgtaatcaaagatttaaaaacaggAGACATAAGGAAATTATGTTATGATAAATGGGGCGGTAGTTTGAGAATAAATTGAAGTGGGAAGACCCTGGAAACTCAGTGATCAGTTAGAAAGTTAATAGTCCAGACATAAAATAGTCAAGTCTTACACTCAAGATTGGAGGCAATgggaatttaaaagaagaaattatgaagAACTGACAAGACTTTGTGCCTAATTAGATAGACATAAAGGGGGGAAGAAAGGGTCTGAGATGATGTGGGAAGCTGAAAGCATGATGGTAGTATTGACATATAACGTATTTAGTATCTGCTGTATGTAGCGTAGTGTGCTAAGTGCTAAGGAATCAGATCCTGCCCTTAAAAAGCTGGCAGTCTAGTAGAAGAGGTGGAATTCATACCTAAATTGCAATAAGTTAAGGTACAAGTTGATTGAGTGTCCTAAGAGAGGTATAAAATGCTCTGGGGGGGTCCATAGAAGGGTTCAATACCAGTGGAGAGCACAAGGAAGTTTTTTGGTAGATGTGGCTAGAATTTAAACCTAATGGAGTACCTTTCCCTCTGATTTAGAGGGCAACATATATGGGTGTAGGTCCAAACCCTGCCACCCATCAGCTGCATGACTTAAGCAAattgtttaaacattttgaagATAAATTTCCTCATCCAGAAAATGGGGTTGCTGATCACTgtctcacagggttgttatgaagTTCCAGGAGATAATGTACTTAAAGGcactttcaaaatacaataaaatgttattttttacttaCAGAATTAGAGAATTTACAGGTCCAATTCAGATATTACTTCCTCCAAAGCATCAAACGTATTTATTCCTTTGTGTCTCAGCACATTCTATCACTTGTACTTCTATTAACCACTTTATTTATGCAGCATTATTTTTTGATTTGCTTGTCTTTCTCCCTCATTAGATATGTTCTTAGAAGACAGGGATTGTGggcttttccttttcatttctgccCCCTTCTCTGATGCCTTCCATGGTACACTTCCAGTaggtatatagatatatagaatTGATCGGAAGCACATTGCTGGCAAAGGAAACTGATTTCATTCCTTGGTACAGTGTCTCCCATTTTAGTGATTGTAAGACTAGATTGAGTAAAGTATAGAAATTATCTGAGGGCAGTTTGAACAGTTGATGCTCACACTCACTAGATTCACAAGCACTGTAGAGAGAATAATCCCAACCCCTCACTTTAGAAttcataaagcattttttaaaataaagaaaatagggtTAGCTATATATTATCCAATTTAAACTTCAACATCTCAGAGAAATAGGCGAGACAGGTATATTCTCatttacaaattaagaaatagaGATTTAAAGAGTTTaacagatttaatttttaaagtgatcCCAGAGTAGCTTGCTCATGATAGGACACACAGTCCTTAACCATGGTCTCTTAGGCCAGAAgtcccaacatttttggcaccagggactggtttcatggaagaccatttttccacagATGATGGGGGTGGAGGGTTGCAGAGGTCTGTGGCTGGTCCCCAACAGGCCCGAGGAGGGGTACTGGTCTATGgcccctggggttgggg from the Eulemur rufifrons isolate Redbay chromosome 7, OSU_ERuf_1, whole genome shotgun sequence genome contains:
- the ACTRT3 gene encoding actin-related protein T3, producing MSFYQLPVVIDNGSGVIKAGLAGSREPQFVYPNIMGRAKGYSRAAEGEQELYVGEQAQARRSSLSVSYPVERGLITSWGDMEIMWKYIYDYNLKLKACDGPVLITEPALNPLANRQRIIEVFFEHLGVPAFYMSIQAVLALFSAGFTTGLVLNSGAGVTQCVPIFEGYCLPHGVQQLDLGGLDLTSYLTILLKNHGIMLLTAADRKTVAEIKETSCYVAMNYEEEMAKKPDLIEKIYRLPDGKIFKLHDELFCCPEALFSPCLMSLEAPGIDKMCFSSIMKCDTDLRNSFFSNILLAGGSTCFPGFDKRLVKDIAKVAPANTPVQVTAPPERKISVWMGGSILASLSAFQDMWITAAEFKEVGPNIIHQRCF